The Kluyveromyces lactis strain NRRL Y-1140 chromosome B complete sequence genome contains a region encoding:
- the PDR12 gene encoding ATP-binding cassette multidrug transporter PDR12 (highly similar to uniprot|Q02785 Saccharomyces cerevisiae YPL058C PDR12 Plasma membrane weak-acid-inducible ATP-binding cassette (ABC) transporter required for weak organic acid resistance strongly induced by sorbate and benzoate regulated by War1p mutants exhibit sorbate hypersensitivity), with protein MSSESTTGRKTNEDGRNSIHSTDSYAQSVNSFHYEEDNESQNAASQLSRQITTILSQENGADRIESLARVISTKTKKQMESFEVDQLDFNLKALLDYLRNSQISQGIESGDSGVAFNDLTAVGVDASAAFGPSVEELIRSWGHLPVHLWKKMTGKKDDVPLRNIIQHCVGVVESGEMLFVVGRPGAGCSTLLKCVSGETSELVEVTGDFSYDGLSQAEMMEKFKGYVIYCPELDFHFPKITVKETIDFALKCKTPRVRIDHLSRNQYVDNMRDLWCTVFGLRHTYATNVGNDVVRGVSGGERKRVSLVEALAMSASIYSWDNATRGLDASTALEFAQAIRTATNLMNNSAIVAIYQAGENIYELFDKTTVLYNGKQVYFGPATEAVGYFERMGYIKPNRMTSAEFLTSVTVDFANRTLAIKDGYEEKMPKSSTEMEAYWHNSEEYQRAVEYYHQYCAAHPEEETRQRLELAKHQRLQKGQRAKSQYVVTFWSQVWYCMMRGFQRTKGDFTYTKVYLSSFLTKGLIVGSMFHKIDPKSQSTTDGAYSRGGLIFYVLLFAAVTSLAEISNSFHNRAIVVKHKTYSMYHTSAESLQEIFTEMPTKFVAVLTLSLVSYWIPVLKYDAGSFFQFLLYLFTTQQCTSFIFKLVATLTKDGGTAHAIGGLWVLMLTVYTGFVLPIGEMHHWIRWFHYLNPLTYAYESLMSTEFHGRQMLCSQLIPSGPGYEGVSISNQICNAAGAIAGNLYVSGDTYVLKKYHFSYNHAWRDWGINIVWTFGYIVMNVVMSEFLKPLEGGGDLLLYKRGHMPELGSESVDTKVASREEMMASLNGPDVDLAKIIESKDVFTWNHLNYTIPYDGATRQLLSDVFGYVKPGKMTALMGESGAGKTTLLNVLAQRISVGVITGDMLVNAKDLPLSFNRSCGYVAQSDNHMGELSVRESLRFAAELRQPKSVPLQEKYDYVEKIISLLGMEKYAEAIIGKTGRGLNVEQRKKLSIGVELVAKPSLLLFLDEPTSGLDSQSAWSIVQFMRALADSGQSILCTIHQPSATLFEQFDRLLLLKKGGKMVYFGDIGENSGTLLNYFERQSGVKCGISENPAEYMLNCIGAGATASASEDWHDLWLKSPECAAAREEVEELHRKLASRPVTDDKELSGKYAANYLTQLKCVFGRTWLQFWRSPVYIRAKFLECVLCALFVGLSYVGVNHSIAGANQSFASIFMMLLIALAMVNQLHVFALDSRELYEVREAASNTFHWSALLLCHCTVEIIWSTACEFICWICYYWPAQYTGRASHAGYFFLIYVIMFPAYFISYGCWVFYMSPDVPSASMINSNLFAAMLLFCGILQPREKMPGFWKRFMYNVSPFTYVVQSLVAPIVQGKKVVCGRNEFAVMDPPEGQTCGEYLSTYIEDNTGYLTNPNDTQSCQYCPYSYQQEVVARFNVKWVYRWRNFGFLWAYIIFNFFAMLFCYWVMRVKNYSVTSIFKIFKIGTWKNAIKPKDRHEKDTTIFQEKPGDAENVNRTKN; from the coding sequence ATGTCTTCTGAATCGACAACAGGTCGTAAGACTAATGAGGATGGAAGAAATTCCATCCATTCTACTGATTCCTATGCTCAATCAGTAAATTCCTTCCATTACGAAGAGGATAACGAATCTCAAAATGCTGCTTCTCAATTATCCCGTCAAATCACTACCATCTTGTCTCAAGAAAATGGTGCTGATAGAATCGAATCCTTGGCAAGAGTCATCTCTACGAAGACCAAGAAGCAGATGGAATCGTTTGaagttgatcaattggatttcaatttgaaagcCTTATTGGATTACTTACGTAACTCTCAAATCAGCCAGGGTATTGAATCAGGTGATTCCGGTGTTGCCTTCAACGATTTGACCGCTGTTGGTGTCGATGCTTCTGCTGCCTTCGGTCCCTCCGTGGAAGAATTAATACGTTCTTGGGGTCATCTTCCAGTAcatctttggaagaaaatgacTGGTAAGAAAGATGATGTCCCATTGCGTAACATTATCCAACACTGTGTCGGTGTCGTCGAATCCGGTGAAATGTTATTCGTTGTCGGTAGACCAGGTGCTGGTTGTTCCACTTTACTAAAATGTGTTTCTGGTGAAACAAGTGAATTAGTCGAAGTCACTGGTGACTTCTCTTACGATGGTCTTTCTCAGGCTGAAATGATGGAAAAATTCAAAGGGTACGTCATTTACTGTCCTGAATTGGATTTCCATTTCCCAAAGATTACCGTCAAGGAAACTATCGATTTCGCTTTAAAATGTAAGACTCCAAGAGTCCGTATCGAccatctttcaagaaaccaATACGTCGACAACATGAGAGATCTTTGGTGTACTGTCTTTGGTTTAAGACACACTTATGCTACCAACGTCGGTAACGATGTGGTCAGAGGTGTCTCTGGTGGTGAACGTAAGCGTGTTTCTCTTGTGGAAGCTCTAGCTATGAGTGCTTCCATTTACTCTTGGGATAACGCTACTCGTGGTCTTGATGCCTCTACCGCTTTAGAATTTGCTCAAGCCATTCGTACTGCTACCAATTTAATGAATAACTCTGCTATTGTTGCCATTTACCAAGCAGGTGAAAACATTTACGAATTATTCGATAAGACTACCGTCTTATACAACGGGAAGCAAGTTTATTTCGGTCCAGCTACCGAAGCTGTCGGATACTTCGAAAGAATGGGTTACATTAAGCCAAACAGAATGACATCTGCAGAATTCTTAACTTCGGTGACCGTAGATTTCGCCAACAGAACCCTAGCTATTAAGGATGGTtacgaagaaaaaatgcCAAAGTCATCTACTGAAATGGAAGCCTACTGGCACAACTCTGAAGAATACCAAAGAGCCGTTGAGTACTATCACCAATATTGTGCTGCTCATCCTGAAGAAGAGACAAGACAAAGATTGGAATTGGCCAAGCATCAAAGATTGCAAAAGGGTCAAAGAGCCAAATCTCAATACGTCGTTACTTTCTGGTCTCAAGTGTGGTATTGTATGATGCGTGGGTTCCAAAGAACCAAGGGTGATTTCACATATACTAAAGTTTATTTGTCCTCTTTCTTAACTAAAGGTTTGATTGTCGGTTCTATGTTCCACAAAATCGATCCAAAGAGTCAATCTACTACCGATGGTGCTTACTCTCGTGGTGGTTTGATTTTCTACGTCTTATTGTTTGCTGCTGTGACCTCTTTGGCTGAAATCTCAAATTCTTTCCACAACAGAGCAATTGTCGTGAAACATAAGACTTATTCTATGTATCACACCTCCGCTGAATCCTTACAAGAAATTTTCACTGAAATGCCAACTAAATTCGTTGCTGTGTTGACTCTTTCACTTGTTTCCTACTGGATTCCTGtcttgaaatatgatgctggttctttcttccaatttttgTTATATTTGTTCACCACTCAACAATGTACTTCGTTTATCTTTAAATTGGTCGCCACATTGACCAAAGATGGTGGTACTGCTCACGCTATTGGTGGTCTATGGGTTTTAATGTTAACTGTCTACACTGGTTTCGTGTTACCAATCGGTGAAATGCATCACTGGATCAGATGGTTCCATTACCTAAATCCTTTAACCTACGCTTATGAATCCTTGATGTCGACTGAATTCCATGGTAGACAAATGCTTTGTTCCCAATTAATTCCTTCAGGACCAGGTTATGAAGGAGTTTCCATCTCCAACCAAATCTGTAATGCTGCTGGTGCAATTGCAGGTAACTTATATGTTTCTGGTGATACCtatgttttgaagaagtatCATTTCTCATACAATCACGCTTGGAGAGATTGGGGTATTAACATCGTTTGGACTTTTGGTTATATTGTCATGAACGTTGTTATGtctgaatttttgaaaccaTTAGAAGGTGGTGGTGACTTGCTATTGTACAAGAGAGGTCACATGCCAGAATTGGGTTCAGAAAGTGTTGATACCAAGGTTGCTTCAAGAGAAGAGATGATGGCATCTTTGAACGGTCCTGACGTTGATTTGGCAAAGATTATTGAATCCAAGGATGTCTTTACCTGGAACCACTTGAATTATACAATTCCTTATGATGGCGCTACTAGACAACTATTGAGTGACGTGTTTGGTTACGTTAAGCCTGGTAAGATGACTGCATTAATGGGTGAATCTGGTGCTGGTAAGACCACGTTGCTTAATGTGTTGGCCCAAAGAATCAGTGTCGGTGTTATTACTGGTGATATGTTGGTGAACGCCAAGGATCTACCTTTATCCTTCAACAGATCCTGTGGTTACGTTGCTCAATCTGATAACCATATGGGTGAATTGTCCGTGAGAGAATCATTGAGATTCGCTGCTGAATTGAGACAACCAAAATCTGTTCCACTACAAGAAAAGTATGATTACGTCGAAAAGATCATCTCTTTGTTGGGTATGGAAAAGTATGCTGAAGCTATCATTGGTAAGACCGGTAGAGGTTTGAATGTcgaacaaagaaagaagttatCTATTGGTGTTGAATTGGTCGCTAAACCATCATTGCTATTGTTTTTGGATGAACCAACCTCCGGTCTAGATTCTCAATCTGCTTGGTCTATTGTTCAATTCATGAGAGCTTTGGCTGATTCTGGTCAATCTATTTTGTGTACTATCCATCAACCTTCTGCTACCTTATTCGAACAATTCGATagattattattattgaagaagggTGGTAAGATGGTGTACTTTGGTGACATCGGTGAAAATTCCGGTACTTTGCTAAACTACTTCGAGCGTCAATCTGGTGTTAAGTGTGGTATCTCTGAAAATCCTGCTGAATATATGTTAAACTGTATCGGTGCTGGTGCAACTGCCTCTGCCTCAGAGGACTGGCATGATCTATGGCTAAAATCTCCTGAGTGTGCAGCTGCCAGAGAAGAAGTCGAAGAATTGCATAGAAAGTTGGCTTCTAGACCTGTTACTGATGACAAGGAATTATCTGGTAAGTATGCTGCTAACTACTTGACTCAATTGAAATGTGTTTTCGGAAGAACTTGGCTTCAATTCTGGAGATCTCCAGTCTACATTAGAGccaaattcttggaatgtGTCCTGTGTGCTTTGTTCGTTGGTTTGTCTTACGTTGGTGTTAACCACTCGATTGCCGGTGCCAATCAATCGTTTGCATCTATTTTCATGATGTTATTGATTGCCTTAGCTATGGTTAACCAATTGCATGTGTTTGCCTTGGATTCTAGAGAATTGTACGAAGTCAGAGAAGCTGCTTCGAACACTTTCCATTGGTCTGCATTGTTGTTATGTCACTGTACCGTCGAAATCATCTGGTCCACCGCCTGTGAATTTATCTGTTGGATTTGTTACTATTGGCCAGCACAATACACTGGTCGTGCTTCCCATGCTGGttacttcttcttgatttaCGTTATCATGTTCCCTGCATACTTTATCTCTTACGGTTGTTGGGTGTTCTATATGTCTCCAGATGTGCCATCTGCTTCTATGATCAACTCCAACTTGTTCGCTGCCATGTTGTTATTCTGTGGTATCTTGCAACCAAGAGAAAAGATGCCTGGTTTTTGGAAGAGATTCATGTACAACGTGTCTCCATTCACTTATGTTGTCCAATCGTTAGTCGCACCAATTGTTCAAGGTAAAAAGGTCGTCTGTGGCAGGAATGAATTCGCCGTTATGGATCCACCAGAAGGTCAAACATGTGGTGAATACTTGTCAACTTACATCGAAGATAACACTGGTTACTTGACCAATCCAAATGACACACAAAGCTGTCAGTACTGTCCATACAGCTACCAACAAGAAGTTGTTGCAAGATTTAATGTCAAATGGGTCTATAGGTGGAGAAATTTCGGTTTCCTATGGGCATATattatcttcaacttcttcgCAATGTTGTTCTGCTACTGGGTTATGAGAGTGAAGAACTACTCCGTTACTAGtattttcaagatcttcaagatcGGTACTTGGAAGAATGCTATTAAACCAAAGGACAGACACGAAAAGGACACAActattttccaagaaaaacCAGGAGATGCTGAAAATGTCAATAGAACCAAGAATTAA
- the YSY6 gene encoding Ysy6p (similar to uniprot|P38374 Saccharomyces cerevisiae YBR162W-A YSY6 Protein that participates in secretory pathway): MAIQTPRQRLANEKWAKKNEKKLGKPKVKAKDQVSKSPISKPWIIALIFLLIGGAILELVSLLL, translated from the coding sequence ATGGCAATCCAAACACCAAGACAACGTCTAGCGAACGAGAAATGGGCCAAGAAGaacgaaaagaaacttGGGAAACCAAAGGTCAAGGCCAAGGACCAAGTTTCCAAATCACCAATTTCTAAACCATGGATCATTGCATTGATATTCCTACTTATCGGAGGAGCTATCCTCGAATTGGTATCTCTTCTACTGTGA
- the TOS1 gene encoding Tos1p (similar to uniprot|P38288 Saccharomyces cerevisiae YBR162C TOS1 Target of SBF) produces the protein MKFSSVASTALLAASVHAGCDYVDGNYYCSETNAVVYSNVGYSGHYSDVTSMDESTCVCSQSSVSFSGSLAPLNEELSVHFRGPINLVQFGVYYPGDSVSFKKRDQVAEDAPCTTVSTAKKHHEHKREAAVQWVEVTSTIVVDGDGNPIETDATSGGSATEVTDGTTILTPVSSPVTSSPASAVSSSSSSASGSGSSSSTSSSSSSSSGSSSESSSAWNRVSYFTPGSAQNLTFMNHQGGVKGSGTWSACFGNSISYCDSDGVTGAASAVALDDVTLPSNKEFMIFSGSSCDDSSEGDCGYYRSDIPAYHGFGGAIKMFVFEFSMPTDNSGDYNVDMPAVWLLNAKIPRTLQYGDESCSCWKTGCGELDLFEILSTGSDKLITHIHSGQGADSTSSGGGGTQDYFKRPTSGTLKAAVIFDGADQTIHIVEVDDSFGSTISADTVNSWFSESGSSAAL, from the coding sequence ATGAAGTTTAGTTCTGTTGCCAGTACTGCACTTTTGGCAGCCTCCGTCCACGCAGGATGTGATTACGTTGATGGCAATTACTATTGTTCTGAGACCAACGCAGTTGTTTACTCTAACGTTGGTTATTCCGGTCATTACTCTGATGTTACTTCTATGGATGAGTCCACCTGTGTATGTTCTCAAAGTTCTGTCTCCTTCAGTGGTTCTTTGGCTCCATTGAACGAAGAATTGTCTGTTCATTTCAGAGGTCCAATTAACTTGGTCCAATTTGGTGTTTACTACCCAGGTGACTCCGTCAGTTTCAAGAAGAGAGACCAAGTCGCCGAAGATGCTCCATGTACCACGGTTTCTACCGCCAAGAAGCATCACGAGCACAAGAGAGAAGCAGCCGTCCAATGGGTTGAAGTTACCTCCACAATTGTCGTTGACGGTGATGGTAACCCTATTGAAACTGATGCTACTTCAGGTGGAAGTGCTACTGAAGTCACTGACGGTACTACCATCTTGACTCCAGTTTCCTCGCCTgtaacttcttctcctGCTAGCGCTGTTTCCTCCTCCAGTTCTTCTGCTTCTGGTTCTGGTTCATCTTCCTCCACttcctcctcttcttcttcttcttccgGCTCAAGTTCTGAAAGCTCTTCTGCTTGGAACAGAGTTTCATACTTCACTCCAGGTTCTGCTCAAAACTTGACCTTCATGAACCACCAAGGTGGTGTCAAGGGTTCTGGTACCTGGTCCGCATGTTTCGGTAACTCTATCTCCTACTGTGACTCTGATGGTGTTACCGGGGCTGCTTCTGCTGTTGCGTTGGATGACGTTACCTTGCCATCCAACAAGGAATTCATGATCTTCAGTGGTTCCTCTTGTGATGACAGTTCTGAAGGTGACTGTGGTTACTACAGATCTGACATTCCAGCTTACCACGGTTTCGGTGGTGCTATCAAGATGTTCGTCTTTGAATTCTCTATGCCTACTGACAACTCCGGTGATTACAACGTCGATATGCCAGCTGTTTGGTTATTGAATGCCAAGATCCCAAGAACTTTACAATACGGTGACGAATCTTGTTCCTGTTGGAAGACTGGTTGCGGTGAATTAGATTTATTCGAAATCTTGTCCACTGGTTCCGATAAATTGATTACACATATCCACAGCGGTCAAGGTGCCGATAGTACTAGCtctggtggtggtggtacCCAAGACTACTTCAAGAGACCTACTTCTGGCACTTTGAAGGCTGCTGTCATCTTTGACGGTGCTGACCAAACAATCCACATTGTTGAAGTCGATGACTCCTTCGGTTCTACTATCTCTGCTGACACCGTTAACTCTTGGTTCAGTGAGAGTGGTTCTTCTGCTGCATTGTAA
- the CSH1 gene encoding mannosylinositol phosphorylceramide synthase catalytic subunit CSH1 (similar to uniprot|P33300 Saccharomyces cerevisiae YPL057C SUR1 and similar to uniprot|P38287 Saccharomyces cerevisiae YBR161w CSH1 Probable catalytic subunit of a mannosylinositol phosphorylceramide (MIPC) synthase forms a complex with probable regulatory subunit Csg2p), whose amino-acid sequence MKKELWYMVYFHLVLLVFIVYTMFDLMALTIDTTFKDALTSTDLNPPSTAVQHAQLIPKIIHQTYKTEEIPEHWKDGQRKCIELHPDYKYFLWTDQKSRQFIQEEYPWFLETFDNYKYPIQRADAIRYFVLSHFGGIYIDLDDGCERRLDPLLTVPAFVRKTSPTGVSNDVMGSVPRHPFFLKVLESLKRYDNNWVIPYLTIMLSTGPLFISLIWKQYKRWGVPENGVVRILLPSDYKMHETSFFAISEGSSWHLGDAHFIKSLADYIPLCVVVGFVIAFIIMYAEYRLLCWLITGGAWSRFYNSVIYSLGLSRSRTGNENVELGQFRRLRKDSNLPTKICISDIEKQDPKFTDLSHC is encoded by the coding sequence atgaagaaagaacttTGGTACATGGTGTATTTCCACCTTGTACTCTTGGTGTTTATAGTATACACAATGTTTGATCTTATGGCTTTAACCATCGATACTACATTCAAGGACGCTTTGACAAGTACAGATTTGAATCCTCCTTCTACTGCTGTGCAGCACGCTCAATTGATCCCAAAGATTATCCATCAGACGTATAAGACTGAGGAAATTCCAGAACATTGGAAGGATGGTCAACGTAAATGCATCGAATTACATCCAGATTATAAGTATTTCCTCTGGACGGATCAAAAGTCAAGACAATTCATTCAAGAAGAGTACCCATGGTTCTTGGAAACTTTTGACAACTACAAGTACCCAATTCAAAGGGCTGACGCGATAAGGTATTTCGTATTATCCCATTTCGGTGGTATCTATATCGATTTGGATGACGGTTGTGAGAGAAGGCTAGATCCTTTACTCACGGTACCGGCGTTCGTTAGAAAGACTAGCCCCACTGGTGTCTCGAACGATGTCATGGGTAGTGTTCCAAGACATcctttcttcttgaaagtgTTAGAATCGTTGAAAAGATATGACAACAATTGGGTTATCCCATATTTAACTATCATGCTTTCGACCGGTCCGCTGTTTATCTCCTTAATTTGGAAACAGTACAAAAGATGGGGGGTGCCCGAAAATGGTGTCGTTCGAATTTTGCTTCCTTCCGATTATAAGATGCATGAGACCTCGTTCTTTGCTATCTCCGAAGGTTCATCCTGGCATTTAGGCGATGCTCATTTCATCAAATCTTTGGCTGACTATATCCCATTGTGCGTAGTAGTGGGCTTTGTTATTGCATTCATTATCATGTACGCGGAATACCGCTTACTGTGCTGGCTAATCACTGGTGGTGCTTGGTCCAGATTCTACAACTCAGTAATATACTCCCTTGGGTTATCACGTTCTCGTACTGGTAACGAAAACGTCGAATTAGGTCAATTTAGAAGATTAAGAAAGGATTCCAATCTGCCAACTAAAATCTGCATCtcagatattgaaaagcaAGATCCAAAGTTTACGGATTTGAGCCATTGTTAA
- the CDC28 gene encoding cyclin-dependent serine/threonine-protein kinase CDC28 (highly similar to uniprot|P00546 Saccharomyces cerevisiae YBR160W CDC28 Catalytic subunit of the main cell cycle cyclin-dependent kinase (CDK) alternately associates with G1 cyclins (CLNs) and G2/M cyclins (CLBs) which direct the CDK to specific substrates): protein MSELTNYKRLEKVGEGTYGVVYKAVDLRHQNRVVAMKKIRLESEDEGVPSTAIREISLLKELKDDNIVRLYDIVHSDAHKLYLVFEFLDLDLKRYMESIPKDQPLGGNIIKKFMMQLCKGIAYCHAHRIIHRDLKPQNLLINRDGNLKLGDFGLARAFGVPLRAYTHEIVTLWYRAPEVLLGGKQYSTGVDVWSIGCIFAEMCNRKPLFSGDSEIDQIFKIFRVLGTPNERTWPDIIYLPDFKTTFPKWNRRNLSEVIPSLDANGIDLLDKLITYDPIHRISAKRAVQHPYFKEE, encoded by the coding sequence ATGTCCGAATTAACAAACTACAAGAGACTTGAGAAAGTCGGAGAAGGTACTTATGGTGTTGTTTACAAAGCGGTTGATTTGCGTCACCAGAATCGAGTGGTagcaatgaaaaagatcAGATTAGAATCTGAAGACGAAGGTGTTCCCAGTACTGCGATACGTGAGATTTCATTATTGAAGGAACTGAAGGATGACAACATTGTCAGATTATATGACATCGTGCACTCGGACGCGCACAAGTTATATCTAGTGTTCGAATTTTTGGatcttgatttgaaaagataCATGGAATCGATCCCCAAGGACCAGCCATTGGGAGGCAACATTATAAAGAAGTTTATGATGCAATTGTGCAAGGGAATTGCTTATTGCCATGCTCATAGGATCATACATCGTGATTTGAAGCCGCAGAATCTATTGATCAACAGAGATGGGAACTTGAAGTTGGGAGATTTCGGCCTTGCACGTGCATTCGGTGTCCCCTTGAGAGCGTACACCCATGAGATCGTCACTTTATGGTATAGGGCACCAGAAGTGTTATTAGGTGGGAAACAGTACAGTACAGGGGTCGATGTATGGTCCATTGGCTGTATATTTGCCGAGATGTGCAACAGGAAACCGTTATTCAGCGGAGACAGTGAAATTGATCAGATCTTCAAGATATTCCGAGTGTTAGGCACACCAAACGAGAGAACATGGCCGGATATTATTTATCTACCGGATTTCAAGACTACATTCCCTAAATGGAACCGTCGTAATTTATCCGAGGTAATTCCATCGCTAGATGCAAACGGTATCGATCTCTTGGACAAATTGATCACCTACGATCCAATCCACCGCATTAGCGCCAAAAGAGCAGTACAACACCCGTACTTCAAGGAGGAGTGA
- the IFA38 gene encoding ketoreductase (similar to uniprot|P38286 Saccharomyces cerevisiae YBR159W microsomal beta-keto-reductase) translates to MVALIDQLYNVTALRECSSLNVAAWIVFGLGISKMVFLTLNFSKMVLDLFVLPGPDFKKYGKGKGAYAVVTGASDGIGKEYAKQLAKRGFNLILISRTESKLVELKKEIETECKIDVKILAIDVSSDSKENYTLIREVASGLPVTVLINNVGKSHSIPVPFDQTEESELRDIITINNTATLMITQTLLPQLKASVKTLKCRGLILTMGSFGGLLPTPFLATYSGSKAFLQSWSNALAGELSSDSIDVELVLSYLVTSAMSKIRRSSALIPSPKAFVRSTLNSIGKRCGAQERFATSTPYWSHALYHFIIENTVGVYSKIANSINYSFHLSIRKRALKKAERQAKKQ, encoded by the coding sequence ATGGTGGCTTTAATTGATCAACTATACAATGTTACAGCATTGAGAGAATGCAGTTCCTTAAATGTTGCTGCATGGATAGTTTTCGGGTTAGGTATATCAAAGATGGTGTTTTTGACCTTAAACTTCAGCAAGATGGTCTTAGACTTGTTTGTTCTTCCAGGTCCAGACTTTAAGAAGTACGGTAAGGGGAAAGGTGCATATGCTGTTGTTACTGGTGCTAGTGACGGTATTGGTAAAGAATACGCCAAACAATTAGCGAAACGCGGGTTCAACCTAATTTTGATCAGTAGAACTGAATCGAAGCTagttgaattgaagaaggaaatcGAGACTGAATGCAAGATTGACGTTAAAATTTTAGCCATTGATGTCAGTTCTGATAGCAAGGAGAACTATACTTTAATTAGAGAAGTTGCGTCGGGTTTACCTGTAACTGTTTTGATCAATAATGTTGGTAAGTCTCATTCGATTCCAGTACCATTTGATCAAACCGAAGAATCTGAATTGAGAGATATAATTACTATCAACAATACTGCGACATTAATGATCACACAAACTTTGTTACCACAATTAAAAGCAAGCGTTAAGACGTTGAAATGTCGTGGTCTAATCTTGACAATGGGTTCCTTTGGTGGTCTGCTACCTACCCCATTCTTAGCTACATACAGTGGTTCCAAGGCATTTTTACAAAGTTGGTCTAACGCCCTAGCTGGTGAATTATCTAGCGATTCTATCGATGTTGAGTTAGTGTTATCTTACTTAGTTACCAGTGCAATGTCTAAGATTAGAAGATCAAGTGCATTGATCCCTTCTCCAAAGGCTTTCGTGAGATCCACATTGAACTCCATTGGCAAACGCTGTGGTGCCCAAGAGCGTTTTGCAACCTCCACGCCGTATTGGTCTCATGCATTATACCATTTCATTATCGAGAACACCGTCGGTGTGTACTCTAAGATTGCTAATTCAATTAATTATTCCTTCCACTTGAGTATCAGAAAGAGAGCTTTGAAAAAGGCTGAAAGACAAGCCAAGAAGCAATAA
- the LGE1 gene encoding Lge1p (some similarities with uniprot|Q6Q5I8 Saccharomyces cerevisiae YPL055C LGE1 Protein of unknown function null mutant forms abnormally large cells): MSEPNEGGSSYRSGGNYNGYKPSGNRYQPNSNNRGPPRYRSNHRQDGGYYNNGGYHQQQGYGYGQPTHAHGVQRQTYRGGSYHPYQHSDSRYGSNSTYRRPYGQQSVPPAPPPSTASSVSSSSAYSRGSNVLPVSRNSYPSPKYEQPKKKFTIPKDENPFIYMMSNDDHSRTSKLKEVYKENDQIDNKLEELKLKIFKDELELGLMSTQCEKDALNVQLTQEKLDSLLMN, from the coding sequence ATGAGTGAACCAAACGAAGGAGGATCTAGTTATAGGTCCGGAGGAAACTACAATGGATACAAGCCCTCTGGAAACAGATATCAGCCTAATAGTAATAACAGAGGTCCGCCAAGATACAGGTCGAATCACAGACAAGATGGAGGATACTATAACAACGGGGGgtatcatcaacaacaggGGTATGGATACGGTCAGCCCACTCATGCACACGGAGTGCAGAGACAGACGTACAGGGGAGGTTCCTACCATCCATACCAACACAGCGATAGTAGATACGGTTCGAATTCAACGTACAGAAGACCTTACGGACAGCAGTCTGTACCACCAGCGCCACCACCATCCACGGCGTCATCagtatcatcatcatcggCGTACTCGCGGGGATCAAATGTGTTACCGGTGTCCCGGAATTCTTATCCAAGTCCCAAATACGAacaaccaaagaaaaagttcACCATACCAAAGGACGAGAATCCGTTCATATACATGATGAGTAACGATGATCACTCCAGGACATCTAAACTCAAAGAGGTGTACAAAGAGAATGATCAGATTGATAATAAACTAGAAGAActcaaattgaaaatattcaaagacGAGTTAGAGCTGGGTTTAATGAGCACGCAGTGCGAAAAAGATGCTTTGAATGTTCAGCTCACGCAGGAGAAATTAGATAGTCTACTAATGAACTAA